In Salinarimonas sp., a genomic segment contains:
- a CDS encoding FCD domain-containing protein, with amino-acid sequence MRTASTPTSRSPEGRGASEASLVDAAYAALRSDIIAGRRRPDERLRMERLRTIYGIGVTPLREALQRLAADGLVVATGSRGFSVARLAAADFADLNRARIAVETAALRLSIPAGDDDWEADVVAAAYALEKQDRLLQSGEADLERWEAANARFHHALVKACGTEWLLRVRQNLQDQCERYRRASIGAERRARDLMSEHREIARAALARDVAATCALVEAHFQRTGEGLDGFLTEPAAATRPSRGGLASG; translated from the coding sequence ATGCGGACCGCTTCCACGCCGACGAGCCGGAGCCCGGAGGGGCGCGGCGCGTCCGAGGCGTCGCTCGTGGACGCCGCCTACGCGGCGCTGCGCAGCGACATCATCGCCGGGCGGCGGCGCCCCGACGAGCGCCTGCGCATGGAGCGGCTGCGGACGATCTACGGCATCGGCGTCACGCCGCTGCGCGAGGCCCTGCAGCGGCTCGCGGCGGACGGGCTCGTCGTCGCCACGGGGAGCCGCGGCTTTTCCGTGGCGCGGCTCGCCGCGGCGGATTTCGCGGACCTCAACCGGGCCCGCATCGCCGTGGAGACCGCGGCGCTGCGGCTGTCGATCCCGGCCGGCGACGACGACTGGGAGGCGGACGTCGTCGCGGCCGCCTACGCGCTCGAGAAACAGGACCGGCTGCTCCAGAGCGGCGAGGCGGACCTCGAGCGCTGGGAGGCGGCGAACGCCCGCTTCCACCACGCCCTCGTCAAGGCTTGCGGGACGGAGTGGCTGCTGCGCGTGCGGCAGAACCTGCAGGACCAGTGCGAGCGCTACCGGCGCGCCTCGATCGGCGCGGAGCGCCGGGCCCGCGATCTCATGAGCGAGCACCGGGAGATCGCGCGCGCGGCTCTCGCGCGCGACGTGGCGGCGACCTGCGCTCTGGTCGAGGCCCACTTCCAGCGTACCGGCGAGGGCCTCGACGGCTTCCTGACCGAGCCCGCGGCGGCGACGCGACCGTCCCGGGGCGGCCTCGCCTCCGGCTGA